In Prosthecomicrobium sp. N25, one DNA window encodes the following:
- a CDS encoding AraC family transcriptional regulator produces MSDNAKHRVRQLSGLPSYLEAHGVPAETVLGCAGLELSDFEDPVATVTRAQFATVLAEAARQLGTPGIGLEYGSWMGPGQLGLSARAVPFGPTLADGLTAAARLVPRFHGEARSTLERNGHAAAFTFDLFGSDPQFVSQLYECWMVVTHRVIAAFLGPAWRPLLIEFRHRPVHAQAVYEETFGAPVRFGAPRCALSFPVEGLESHARSGTEGPEAGFGREYASLSIQKERWLDGNRLIEHVERIIDGSLGQKTLSCAATAKALGLPQRTLQYRLESLGLTYQELVDRRRRRAAEEYLGNQNRSVTDVAFLLGYDDTSHFTRAFKRWSGLCPRDFKRLAGRTAAGP; encoded by the coding sequence ATGTCCGACAATGCCAAACATCGCGTCCGGCAACTGAGTGGACTCCCGTCCTACCTGGAAGCTCATGGCGTTCCCGCCGAGACGGTGCTCGGCTGCGCGGGGCTCGAATTGAGCGACTTCGAGGATCCGGTGGCGACCGTGACCCGAGCCCAGTTCGCAACGGTGCTGGCCGAGGCTGCCCGGCAACTCGGCACGCCCGGCATCGGCCTCGAGTACGGGTCATGGATGGGGCCCGGGCAGCTCGGCCTCTCCGCCAGGGCGGTGCCCTTCGGGCCGACCCTCGCGGACGGCCTGACCGCCGCCGCGCGGCTGGTCCCGCGGTTCCACGGCGAAGCCCGCTCCACCCTGGAGCGAAACGGCCACGCGGCGGCTTTCACCTTCGACCTGTTCGGCAGCGATCCCCAGTTCGTCTCGCAGCTCTACGAGTGCTGGATGGTCGTCACCCACCGGGTGATCGCCGCCTTCCTGGGGCCCGCCTGGCGGCCGCTCCTGATCGAGTTCCGGCACCGCCCGGTCCACGCGCAGGCGGTCTACGAGGAGACGTTCGGGGCCCCCGTCCGCTTCGGCGCGCCGCGATGCGCCCTCTCGTTTCCCGTCGAAGGTCTGGAGTCCCATGCCCGATCCGGGACGGAAGGTCCCGAGGCGGGCTTCGGCCGCGAGTATGCGAGCCTTTCGATCCAGAAGGAGCGCTGGCTCGACGGAAACCGGCTGATCGAACATGTCGAGCGGATCATCGACGGTTCGCTGGGCCAGAAGACCTTGTCCTGCGCGGCCACCGCCAAGGCGCTCGGACTGCCTCAGCGGACGCTGCAATACCGTCTGGAAAGCCTCGGCTTGACCTATCAGGAACTGGTCGACCGCCGCCGCAGGCGGGCGGCGGAGGAGTATCTGGGCAACCAGAATCGCAGTGTGACCGACGTCGCCTTCCTGCTCGGCTACGACGACACCTCGCACTTCA